A single region of the Musa acuminata AAA Group cultivar baxijiao chromosome BXJ1-11, Cavendish_Baxijiao_AAA, whole genome shotgun sequence genome encodes:
- the LOC103972140 gene encoding G2/mitotic-specific cyclin-2-like isoform X2 yields the protein MDRIGENDCGVTKPEGLRVTGNRRALRDIKNLVGAPLHPCAVTKRASTDKSNLGHKNPTFVPRRPRTRKFAATLANKSQADGHHEHIGNERKHDPQIPSLLSSSSLDTCTATDTNEHGLSEELPMPMAEETEEMDISDPEEVEMENLAMDMIPDIDSCDSKDPLAAVDYVEDIYSFYRQIEVTSCVGPDYMSNQFDINEKMRAILIDWLIEVHYKFELMDETLFLTINIIDRFLERQTVLRKKLQLVGVTAMLLACKYEEVSVPVVEDLILISDRAYTRNEVLAMEKLILKTLQFNMSVPTPYVFMRRFLKAAQSDIQLQLLSFFIMELCLVEYKMLKFRPSLLAAAAIYTAQCTLKGFKHWNKTCELHTAYPEDRLLECSMLMVGFHLKAGTGKLTGVHRKYSTFKYGCAAKSEPALFLLNAGL from the exons ATGGATAGAATCGGCGAGAACGACTGTGGCGTGACGAAACCTGAAGGTCTCCGAG TGACGGGCAATCGAAGAGCGTTGAGAGACATAAAGAACTTGGTGGGAGCGCCGTTGCACCCCTGTGCGGTCACTAAGAGAGCATCGACGGA CAAGAGCAATCTAGGTCACAAGAACCCAACATTTGTTCCCCGACGGCCAAGAACGAG GAAATTTGCAGCTACATTGGCAAACAAATCACAAGCCGATGGACATCATGAACACATTGGGAATGAGAGGAAGCATGACCCACAAATACCATCTTTGCTGAGTTCAAGTTCTTTAGATACTTGTACTGCAACAGATACGAATGAGCACGGATTAAGTGAGGAGCTGCCAATGCCAATGGCAGAGGAGACGGAGGAAATG GACATCTCTGACCCAGAGGAGGTTGAAATGGAGAATCTTGCAATGGATATGATCCCGGATATCGACAGCTGCGATTCCAAGGATCCACTAGCAGCTGTTGATTATGTAGAAGATATATACAGCTTCTATAGACAAATTGAG GTCACAAGTTGTGTCGGTCCTGATTACATGTCCAACCAGTTTGACATCAATGAGAAAATGCGTGCTATCCTCATCGACTGGTTGATTGAG GTGCACTATAAGTTTGAATTAATGGACGAGACGCTTTTTCTGACCATAAACATTATAGATAGGTTCTTAGAACGGCAGACAGTATTAAGGAAGAAGCTTCAGCTGGTTGGGGTTACAGCAATGCTTCTTGCTTGCAAGTACGAAGAAGTCTCTGTTCCGGTTGTTGAGGATTTAATTCTAATCTCTGACAGAGCCTACACGAGGAATGAAGTTCTTGCAATG GAAAAGTTGATCCTAAAAACCTTACAGTTCAACATGTCCGTGCCAACTCCTTATGTCTTCATGAGAAGGTTTCTCAAGGCAGCTCAATCTGATATACAG CTACagcttctttcttttttcatcaTGGAGCTTTGTCTGGTCGAGTACAAAATGCTCAAGTTCCGCCCTTCGTTGCtggctgctgctgcaatttatacTGCACAGTGCACGCTCAAAGGGTTCAAGCATTGGAACAAAACTTGCGAACTACACACTGCCTATCCAGAGGACCGGCTTCT TGAGTGCTCCATGCTGATGGTGGGCTTCCACCTCAAGGCTGGAACCGGGAAGCTAACCGGGGTGCACAGGAAATACAGTACTTTCAAGTATGGATGTGCAGCAAAATCAGAACCAGCTCTCTTTTTACTGAATGCTGGTCTCTGA
- the LOC103972140 gene encoding G2/mitotic-specific cyclin-2-like isoform X1, producing MDRIGENDCGVTKPEGLRVTGNRRALRDIKNLVGAPLHPCAVTKRASTDSKSNLGHKNPTFVPRRPRTRKFAATLANKSQADGHHEHIGNERKHDPQIPSLLSSSSLDTCTATDTNEHGLSEELPMPMAEETEEMDISDPEEVEMENLAMDMIPDIDSCDSKDPLAAVDYVEDIYSFYRQIEVTSCVGPDYMSNQFDINEKMRAILIDWLIEVHYKFELMDETLFLTINIIDRFLERQTVLRKKLQLVGVTAMLLACKYEEVSVPVVEDLILISDRAYTRNEVLAMEKLILKTLQFNMSVPTPYVFMRRFLKAAQSDIQLQLLSFFIMELCLVEYKMLKFRPSLLAAAAIYTAQCTLKGFKHWNKTCELHTAYPEDRLLECSMLMVGFHLKAGTGKLTGVHRKYSTFKYGCAAKSEPALFLLNAGL from the exons ATGGATAGAATCGGCGAGAACGACTGTGGCGTGACGAAACCTGAAGGTCTCCGAG TGACGGGCAATCGAAGAGCGTTGAGAGACATAAAGAACTTGGTGGGAGCGCCGTTGCACCCCTGTGCGGTCACTAAGAGAGCATCGACGGA TAGCAAGAGCAATCTAGGTCACAAGAACCCAACATTTGTTCCCCGACGGCCAAGAACGAG GAAATTTGCAGCTACATTGGCAAACAAATCACAAGCCGATGGACATCATGAACACATTGGGAATGAGAGGAAGCATGACCCACAAATACCATCTTTGCTGAGTTCAAGTTCTTTAGATACTTGTACTGCAACAGATACGAATGAGCACGGATTAAGTGAGGAGCTGCCAATGCCAATGGCAGAGGAGACGGAGGAAATG GACATCTCTGACCCAGAGGAGGTTGAAATGGAGAATCTTGCAATGGATATGATCCCGGATATCGACAGCTGCGATTCCAAGGATCCACTAGCAGCTGTTGATTATGTAGAAGATATATACAGCTTCTATAGACAAATTGAG GTCACAAGTTGTGTCGGTCCTGATTACATGTCCAACCAGTTTGACATCAATGAGAAAATGCGTGCTATCCTCATCGACTGGTTGATTGAG GTGCACTATAAGTTTGAATTAATGGACGAGACGCTTTTTCTGACCATAAACATTATAGATAGGTTCTTAGAACGGCAGACAGTATTAAGGAAGAAGCTTCAGCTGGTTGGGGTTACAGCAATGCTTCTTGCTTGCAAGTACGAAGAAGTCTCTGTTCCGGTTGTTGAGGATTTAATTCTAATCTCTGACAGAGCCTACACGAGGAATGAAGTTCTTGCAATG GAAAAGTTGATCCTAAAAACCTTACAGTTCAACATGTCCGTGCCAACTCCTTATGTCTTCATGAGAAGGTTTCTCAAGGCAGCTCAATCTGATATACAG CTACagcttctttcttttttcatcaTGGAGCTTTGTCTGGTCGAGTACAAAATGCTCAAGTTCCGCCCTTCGTTGCtggctgctgctgcaatttatacTGCACAGTGCACGCTCAAAGGGTTCAAGCATTGGAACAAAACTTGCGAACTACACACTGCCTATCCAGAGGACCGGCTTCT TGAGTGCTCCATGCTGATGGTGGGCTTCCACCTCAAGGCTGGAACCGGGAAGCTAACCGGGGTGCACAGGAAATACAGTACTTTCAAGTATGGATGTGCAGCAAAATCAGAACCAGCTCTCTTTTTACTGAATGCTGGTCTCTGA
- the LOC103972141 gene encoding glucan endo-1,3-beta-glucosidase 10-like isoform X1 yields the protein MTFDIWPLFAAVAWLVVPSSATSASLVGVNYGRVGDNLLPPEAVPRLLASIGVGRARIYDADPGVLHAFANTGVELVIGLPDSCLATMAADPAEALAWARANVQAYLPATKIVAVTVGNEVLTNANDTGFALARCLVPAMEALHSAFASLGLDRDVAVTTAHSLSVLATPSYPPSAAVFRRELLPYVCPLIAFHAGTRSPFFVNAYPYFAYTQDSSGVALEFALLDPDATGFTDPGSGLCYTNLLHSQVDAVYHAILAAGGEAGKLVEVRVSETGWPSAGDPDERGAMPENAARYNGNLMQLVAEQKGTPLVPGTPLRAYVFALFNENQKPGPTSERNYGLFKPDGTPVYHLDITVPPENATATGGGGDGGISTPEPDGESSSGYFSISSAAQERRRSQWPWKTEAVVVAQLALASIWWH from the exons atgacatttgatatttggcctcTGTTCGCTGCCGTCGCGTGGCTCGTCGTCCCGTCCTCCGCCACCTCTGCCTCTCTCGTTGGCGTGAACTACGGGCGAGTGGGCGACAACCTCCTCCCGCCCGAAGCCGTGCCCCGCCTCCTCGCCTCCATAGGCGTCGGCCGCGCACGCATATACGACGCTGATCCGGGAGTCCTCCACGCCTTTGCCAACACTGGGGTTGAGCTCGTCATCGGTCTCCCCGACAGCTGCCTGGCCACGATGGCCGCGGACCCAGCCGAGGCCCTCGCCTGGGCCCGCGCCAACGTCCAGGCGTACCTCCCTGCCACCAAGATCGTCGCCGTCACCGTCGGCAACGAGGTGCTCACCAATGCCAACGACACCGGCTTCGCCCTCGCTCGCTGCCTCGTCCCCGCCATGGAGGCCCTCCACTCCGCGTTCGCCTCCCTCGGCCTCGACCGTGACGTTGCCGTCACCACTGCCCACTCCCTGTCCGTCCTCGCCACGCCTTCCTACCCGCCATCCGCTGCCGTGTTCCGCCGCGAACTCCTCCCCTACGTCTGCCCCCTCATCGCCTTCCACGCCGGCACCCGCTCCCCCTTCTTCGTCAACGCCTACCCCTACTTCGCTTATACGCAGGATAGTTCGGGAGTGGCGCTCGAGTTCGCCCTCCTCGACCCCGACGCCACCGGCTTCACCGACCCTGGATCTGGCCTCTGCTACACCAACCTGCTCCACTCCCAAGTCGACGCCGTCTACCACGCGATCCTGGCGGCCGGTGGCGAAGCCGGGAAGCTGGTCGAGGTGCGAGTGTCGGAGACAGGGTGGCCGTCGGCCGGCGACCCGGACGAGCGTGGAGCCATGCCGGAGAACGCCGCCAGATACAACGGGAACCTGATGCAGCTGGTGGCAGAGCAGAAGGGGACGCCGCTGGTGCCCGGGACGCCGCTCCGGGCATACGTCTTCGCGCTGTTCAACGAGAACCAGAAGCCAGGGCCGACATCGGAGAGGAACTACGGGCTCTTCAAGCCCGACGGCACGCCCGTCTACCATCTCGACATCACGGTGCCGCCGGAGAACGCCACCGCCACAGGCGGAGGCGGTGATGGTGGGATCTCGACGCCGGAGCCAGACGGCGAGTCCTCCTCCGGCTACTTCAGCATCTCCTCCGCAGCA CAGGAGCGGCGGCGATCGCAGTGGCCGTGGAAGACGGAGGCGGTGGTCGTAGCTCAACTTGCGTTGGCTTCCATTTGGTGGCACTGA
- the LOC103972141 gene encoding glucan endo-1,3-beta-glucosidase 10-like isoform X2, whose amino-acid sequence MTFDIWPLFAAVAWLVVPSSATSASLVGVNYGRVGDNLLPPEAVPRLLASIGVGRARIYDADPGVLHAFANTGVELVIGLPDSCLATMAADPAEALAWARANVQAYLPATKIVAVTVGNEVLTNANDTGFALARCLVPAMEALHSAFASLGLDRDVAVTTAHSLSVLATPSYPPSAAVFRRELLPYVCPLIAFHAGTRSPFFVNAYPYFAYTQDSSGVALEFALLDPDATGFTDPGSGLCYTNLLHSQVDAVYHAILAAGGEAGKLVEVRVSETGWPSAGDPDERGAMPENAARYNGNLMQLVAEQKGTPLVPGTPLRAYVFALFNENQKPGPTSERNYGLFKPDGTPVYHLDITVPPENATATGGGGDGGISTPEPDGESSSGYFSISSAAERRRSQWPWKTEAVVVAQLALASIWWH is encoded by the exons atgacatttgatatttggcctcTGTTCGCTGCCGTCGCGTGGCTCGTCGTCCCGTCCTCCGCCACCTCTGCCTCTCTCGTTGGCGTGAACTACGGGCGAGTGGGCGACAACCTCCTCCCGCCCGAAGCCGTGCCCCGCCTCCTCGCCTCCATAGGCGTCGGCCGCGCACGCATATACGACGCTGATCCGGGAGTCCTCCACGCCTTTGCCAACACTGGGGTTGAGCTCGTCATCGGTCTCCCCGACAGCTGCCTGGCCACGATGGCCGCGGACCCAGCCGAGGCCCTCGCCTGGGCCCGCGCCAACGTCCAGGCGTACCTCCCTGCCACCAAGATCGTCGCCGTCACCGTCGGCAACGAGGTGCTCACCAATGCCAACGACACCGGCTTCGCCCTCGCTCGCTGCCTCGTCCCCGCCATGGAGGCCCTCCACTCCGCGTTCGCCTCCCTCGGCCTCGACCGTGACGTTGCCGTCACCACTGCCCACTCCCTGTCCGTCCTCGCCACGCCTTCCTACCCGCCATCCGCTGCCGTGTTCCGCCGCGAACTCCTCCCCTACGTCTGCCCCCTCATCGCCTTCCACGCCGGCACCCGCTCCCCCTTCTTCGTCAACGCCTACCCCTACTTCGCTTATACGCAGGATAGTTCGGGAGTGGCGCTCGAGTTCGCCCTCCTCGACCCCGACGCCACCGGCTTCACCGACCCTGGATCTGGCCTCTGCTACACCAACCTGCTCCACTCCCAAGTCGACGCCGTCTACCACGCGATCCTGGCGGCCGGTGGCGAAGCCGGGAAGCTGGTCGAGGTGCGAGTGTCGGAGACAGGGTGGCCGTCGGCCGGCGACCCGGACGAGCGTGGAGCCATGCCGGAGAACGCCGCCAGATACAACGGGAACCTGATGCAGCTGGTGGCAGAGCAGAAGGGGACGCCGCTGGTGCCCGGGACGCCGCTCCGGGCATACGTCTTCGCGCTGTTCAACGAGAACCAGAAGCCAGGGCCGACATCGGAGAGGAACTACGGGCTCTTCAAGCCCGACGGCACGCCCGTCTACCATCTCGACATCACGGTGCCGCCGGAGAACGCCACCGCCACAGGCGGAGGCGGTGATGGTGGGATCTCGACGCCGGAGCCAGACGGCGAGTCCTCCTCCGGCTACTTCAGCATCTCCTCCGCAGCA GAGCGGCGGCGATCGCAGTGGCCGTGGAAGACGGAGGCGGTGGTCGTAGCTCAACTTGCGTTGGCTTCCATTTGGTGGCACTGA
- the LOC103972142 gene encoding enolase — protein MVTITSVKARQIFDSRGNPTVEVDLRCDDGTFARAAVPSGASTGVYEALELRDGGSDYLGKGVLKAVENVNAIIAPALIGKDPTEQAQIDNFMVQQLDGTQNEWGWCKQKLGANAILAVSLAVCKAGASVKKIPLYQHIANLAGNKNLVLPVPAFNVINGGSHAGNKLAMQEFMILPVGAASFKEAMKMGVEVYHNLKAVIKKKYGQDATNVGDEGGFAPNIQENKEGLELLKTAIAKAGYTGKVVIGMDVAASEFYSEKDKTYDLNFKEENNDGSQKISGDSLKNVYKSFVSEYPIVSIEDPFDQDDWIHYAKLTEEIGEQVQIVGDDLLVTNPTRVAKAIKEKACNALLLKVNQIGSVTESIEAVKMSKLAGWGVMASHRSGETEDTFIADLSVGLATGQIKTGAPCRSERLAKYNQLLRIEEELGAAAVYAGAKFRAPVQPY, from the exons ATGGTGACGATCACGAGCGTCAAGGCCCGCCAGATCTTCGACAGTCGCGGAAACCCCACCGTTGAG GTGGATCTTCGTTGTGACGACGGTACCTTCGCCAGAGCTGCTGTCCCCAGTGGTGCATCCACAG GTGTATATGAAGCACTGGAGTTGAGAGATGGAGGATCAGATTATCTTGGAAAGGGTGTTCTGAAG GCTGTTGAGAATGTGAACGCTATAATTGCTCCAGCACTGATTGGGAAG GACCCTACTGAGCAAGCACAGATAGATAATTTCATGGTCCAGCAGCTTGATGGCACACAAAACGAATGGGGCTGGTGCAAACAGAAG CTTGGTGCCAATGCTATTTTAGCAGTATCACTTGCTGTATGCAAAGCTGGTGCAAGTGTGAAGAAGATTCCTCTCTATCAG CATATTGCAAATCTTGCTGGAAACAAGAACCTAGTTTTGCCGGTGCCTGCATTCAATGTTATAAACGGAGGATCACATGCAGGAAATAAGCTGGCTATGCAG GAATTCATGATTCTTCCGGTGGGGGCTGCCTCTTTCAAGGAAGCCATGAAGATGGGTGTGGAAGTTTATCACAATTTGAAG GCTGTCATTAAGAAGAAGTACGGACAAGATGCCACTAATGTTGGAGATGAAGGCGGTTTTGCTCCCAACATCCAG GAGAACAAGGAAGGCCTTGAACTTTTGAAGACAGCTATAGCTAAAGCTGGGTATACTGGCAAA GTTGTAATTGGCATGGATGTTGCTGCTTCAGAATTCTATAGCGAAAAGGATAAAACTTATGATCTCAATTTCAAGGAGGAG AACAATGATGGTTCTCAAAAAATATCTGGAGACAGTCTGAAAAATGTCTACAAGTCGTTTGTCAGTGAGTACCCCATTGTATCAATTGAAGACCCATTTGATCAGGATGATTGGATCcactatgcaaagctcacagaagaGATTGGAGAACAGGTGCAAATTGTTGGAGATGATCTTCTTGTCACTAATCCAACA CGTGTTGCCAAGGCAATAAAGGAGAAGGCATGCAATGCACTCCTTTTAAAG GTAAATCAAATAGGTTCTGTTACCGAGAGCATTGAAGCGGTTAAGATGTCTAAACTTGCTGGCTGGGGAGTGATGGCCAGCCACCGGAG TGGTGAGACAGAAGATACTTTCATTGCTGACCTCTCAGTTGGTTTGGCGACG GGTCAGATCAAAACTGGAGCTCCATGCCGTTCTGAACGTCTTGCCAAGTATAACCAA TTACTGAGGATCGAGGAGGAGCTCGGTGCTGCAGCAGTCTATGCAGGAGCCAAGTTCAGAGCACCCGTGCAGCCTTACTAG
- the LOC103972632 gene encoding very-long-chain aldehyde decarbonylase GL1-10, translating to MLPFARIGDAEVAMGRDLTAVETAWFRYSAGMSDFWLYAHNVVFLLLVYTLAPLPFVMAELKRPKAIQKYKLQPNVHFPVATFVKCYKNVVKTFIVAVGPLQLLSYPTIKWVGIRTGLPLPSVWEVVAQLAVYFLVEDYFSYWLHRALHCRWGYQHIHRIHHEFSAPMAFAAPYAHWAEVLILGFPAFLGPALVPCHILTLWLWFVLRHVEAIETHCGYDFPQTPTKYIPFYVGAEYHDYHHYVGEKSHSNFASVFTYCDYIYGTDKGYRYQKTQLAKLKAQGEANVQNEEMNGMWEKYD from the exons ATGCTGCCGTTTGCGAGGATTGGGGACGCGGAGGTGGCCATGGGGAGGGACCTGACGGCGGTGGAGACGGCGTGGTTCCGATACTCGGCCGGCATGTCCGACTTTTGGCTCTACGCCCACAACGTCGTCTTCCTCCTTCTGGTGTACACCCTCGCGCCGCTCCCCTTCGTCATGGCGGAGCTCAAGCGCCCCAAGGCCATCCAAAAGTACAAGCTCCAGCCCAATGTCCACTTCCCTGTGGCCACCTTCGTCAAGTGCTACAAGAACGTCGTCAAGACTTTCATCGTCGCCGTCGGCCCTCTGCAGCTCCTCTCCTATCCTACAATCAAG TGGGTGGGCATTCGGACGGGCCTGCCGCTGCCGTCCGTGTGGGAGGTGGTGGCTCAGCTGGCCGTGTACTTCCTGGTGGAGGACTACTTTAGCTACTGGCTCCACCGGGCGCTGCACTGCCGGTGGGGCTACCAGCACATCCACCGCATCCACCACGAGTTCTCGGCGCCCATGGCCTTCGCCGCTCCCTACGCCCACTGGGCTGAGGTGCTCATCCTCGGCTTCCCTGCCTTCCTCGGTCCCGCCCTCGTTCCCTGTCACATCCTCACGCTCTGGCTCTGGTTCGTTCTCCGCCACGTCGAAGCCATCGAGACGCACTGCGG CTATGACTTCCCTCAAACTCCCACCAAGTACATTCCATTCTACGTAGGTGCCGAATACCATGATTACCATCACTATGTCGGAGAGAAAAGTCACAGTAACTTTGCGTCAGTGTTCACCTACTGCGACTACATATACGGAACTGACAAG GGATACAGATATCAGAAAACACAACTTGCAAAG CTGAAGGCTCAGGGCGAAGCAAACGTGCAAAATGAGGAAATGAATGGCATGTGGGAGAAGTATGACTAA